In Bradyrhizobium sp. WBOS07, the genomic window ACGACTTATCGCGCTGGCGCCCGATTTCGATTCCAGGACCTTTGGTTCGCGCAAGCTGAGCGACCTCGTGCGGAAGACGAATGCCTTCGAACTTGAGGAGCAACCGAAAGGCGGATCGGTGCGAATTCGGGTCAAGGCTACCGCCGAACCGCCGCGGAGACGGCGGAACTCGCGCCAAGGACGGGTTTAGGGAATGACGAAACTGCAATGACACGTCCCCGGCCGACCTGGCATCCATGAGGTCTGTGTCAGTTGAGTCCGTATCGCGCCATGTAATCTGACACATTCGGTCTAATGGCTTGTGCCGCTGCAAGATCGGCTTCACTGCCAGCGATGTCGCCCTTGCGGCGCCTGGCGATCGCACGCCCGTACAGCGAGACGGCAAGTCGCGGGTCAATGCGGAGTGCAGCGTCATAGTCGGCCAGGGAATCGTCGAGCGCTCCCTTCAAAAGCGAAGAAAGGGCGCGGCTATCGAGAATTAAGGCATCGCGAGGTCGTATCTGCAAGGCGTCATTGCAATCGGCGAGGGCCTCGTCAAAGGCGCCCGCGATCGAACGGACGATGCAGCGGCCATTCAGCGCCCGGGCATTTCGGGGCTCGAGTTTCAGCGCCTGGCTGAGGTCCTGAATGGCGCGATCGTAGTCTCGTTTTCCTCGATAAGAGTAAGCCCGACGTATGAAGACGACCGCATTTCCGGGGGACGGATCGAGTTCAATCGCCCTATCGTAATCGGCCAGAGCAAGATCGCGCCAACCCTTCAGCTCGTAGGCAAGAGCCCTTGCATTGAAGCCGGCCGGACACAAGGGATCCAATTTGATCGACTGGTCGATATCTTCGATCGCCCGGTCATACTCTCGCATATCCAAGAAGGCAGAACCCCGAAGTAGGTAGCCGCGAGCATTGCCGGGATAGAGCTTGATAGCTTCGCCGAAGTCCACGATGGCACGGTCAAATTCGCTCATGTTCGTGTAGAGCGCCCCCCGCTCGAGAAAGGCAACGGATGAACTGGGGTCCAGTCTGATGGCGTGATCGAGGTCGTCCCTGGCCTCGCTTAACTGGTGGTTCGCTGCACGGGCAGCACCCCGCTCGGCATAGAACCGCGGGTTTTCCGGATTGAGCTTGATGGCTTGCTCAATCTGTTCGATGGCTCGGTCGTAGTCACCTGTGAACTTGAACCGCGTGGCAGCCAAGATGAAGGTGTAGCCCTTCTTGCTCTCGGGCGACGTCTTTCGAATTTCTCCGAGCGCCTCGCTCGGCGGAACACGACAGGCCGAAAGGATCCTGGCTGAGGGTGAATCTTCCGCTCGCGCGAGATCTCCATCAACGCTGAAGGTGATGAGCTGTGTCGTCAAGCTGAATGCCGCTGCTAACGCCAAACTGGTCAGAGAACTTGTTCTGAAAATAGAAGAAACATCATCACCGGAGTGTTCTTGCTGCAGCTTCATGTAATAGCTTCAGTATTTGGCAGAACTTCGTTTCTCGATTCCACAATACAATGATTGCATGCAGGGCTTCTATCCATCAACTTTGGGAGCAGGGAGGCCTCTTGCCCAATGCGCAAGCAGGCGTACTGTTTAATGCTCTTGCCCCGCTTGGAGAGCGGCGCGAGCATTGCCAAGCCCACAGCTAGCGAGGGTCCTGATGACCAAGCTCACCCGTTTTTCCGTCGCGCCGCTGCACAGCATGACGCGCCGCCTCGCCGACGTCGCTTCCGCGCGCCTTGCGCCCGATCTCGTCGTCACTGGCGCCCGGGTGCTTTCGACCTATTCGGAGCGCATCCACGCGAACCGCGAGATCTGGATCGCCGGCGGCCGCATCGCCGCCGTGAAGCCGAGCGGAGCAGCGAAGAAGGCGTGGAGCGGCGTCGCGACCTATGATGCCGCCGGCGGTATCATAGCGCCGGGTCTGGTCGATCCGCACATCCACATCGAATCCTCGATGGTGACGGCCTGCGCCTATGCCGAGGCCGCGCTGCTCAACGGCACCACCACGATCTTCTGCGATAGCCACGAGATCGGCAACGTCATGGATGTCGCCGGCGTCGAGGCGATGCTGGAGGACGCGCGCGAGGCGCCGCTCTCGATTTTCTTGACGGTGCCTTCGACCGTTCCTGCGACATCGGCTGAACTCG contains:
- a CDS encoding tetratricopeptide repeat protein is translated as MKLQQEHSGDDVSSIFRTSSLTSLALAAAFSLTTQLITFSVDGDLARAEDSPSARILSACRVPPSEALGEIRKTSPESKKGYTFILAATRFKFTGDYDRAIEQIEQAIKLNPENPRFYAERGAARAANHQLSEARDDLDHAIRLDPSSSVAFLERGALYTNMSEFDRAIVDFGEAIKLYPGNARGYLLRGSAFLDMREYDRAIEDIDQSIKLDPLCPAGFNARALAYELKGWRDLALADYDRAIELDPSPGNAVVFIRRAYSYRGKRDYDRAIQDLSQALKLEPRNARALNGRCIVRSIAGAFDEALADCNDALQIRPRDALILDSRALSSLLKGALDDSLADYDAALRIDPRLAVSLYGRAIARRRKGDIAGSEADLAAAQAIRPNVSDYMARYGLN